The following proteins come from a genomic window of Pseudomonas putida:
- the tnpB gene encoding IS66 family insertion sequence element accessory protein TnpB, translating to MRPDSKVEKVYLYPKPVDFRKSIDGLTALVELDIKVAVFDPVLFVFLNKARNRIKVLYWERNGFCLWLKRLEAERFKMSPEPSDEAIVLTVQELNWLLDGFDLWRNRPHQVLTPRYVA from the coding sequence ATGCGCCCCGACAGCAAAGTCGAAAAAGTCTACCTCTACCCCAAGCCTGTGGACTTTCGAAAGTCCATCGACGGCCTTACTGCCTTGGTAGAACTGGATATCAAAGTCGCCGTGTTCGACCCCGTGCTCTTCGTCTTCCTCAACAAGGCGCGTAATCGGATCAAAGTGTTGTACTGGGAGCGCAACGGCTTCTGCCTCTGGCTCAAGCGCCTGGAAGCCGAGCGCTTCAAAATGTCGCCTGAGCCCAGCGACGAAGCGATTGTCCTGACCGTCCAAGAACTCAATTGGCTGCTCGACGGTTTCGACCTTTGGCGCAACCGTCCTCATCAGGTTTTGACTCCGCGCTACGTCGCCTGA